GGCAATAAACGTGAATGCCCTGGCGCATCGCGCGGATGGCGGCGGGAGCGTGCGTGTGGTCGGGGGTGGACACGGTGCAGGCGTCGATCTCCTTGCCCATCTTGTCGAGCATCTCGCGGAAGTCGGTAAACTTTTTTGCCTTGGGAAAATTCTTGGCCGCGCCGCCGCCACGTTGGAAGTCGACATCGCAAAGCGCTACCACCTCTCCAATTTTACCCGCGCCGTTGATGTCGCTGCCGCCTTTGCCACCCACGCCGATGCCGGCAACGGCAAGGCGTTCATTGGCGCCAAATACGCGGGCAGGGAGAAAGTTCACTGCAATGGCCGAGGCCGCGCCGGCTTTGAGGATGTCGCGTCGGGTATAGGATTTGATCAATGTTTTGTGTGACATAAGAACGTGTGTGGCGGCCGAGTATCGGCTGTGCGCGAGGATGCGCAAGGGTTTTTTTGTTGAACCGCCAAATCCCCAAGTCGCCAAGTTTATTGTTTTTCAGCGTCTTTGTGATTTCGCGGTTCACCCAATTTACCAACCCCAGCCTTTGCGGGATTCGCGACGGACAAATCGGTTGGCCCTGGCGGTTTTGGCGATGCTTCTTGGGGATCCCGCTCGAGCGGGGCGTTGGCGCGGATAGCATGGTTTCCGAGCAACATCACCTCGATGGATGGACCGGCAATCTCGAAGCGGCTCAATGGCGCGCGGCCTTTGCCGCATGAGGACTGTTTGCCGGATAATTAAATCGTGCTGAAAAACTAAATCAACTGCCGTATCGGCTGGCTGTTGGTAATCGCGCGTTGGACATCGTCTGGGAGATCGGTTCGGAGGCGGAGGTTGGGGATATCGAGCAACGAGTGCATTACGGTGCCGAGGAGTTGATTGCTGGAAACCGGATCACTCGCAGGTTCGCTGACGGTTTTGTTAGACGCACCGATAATCTGACCCATCTTCAGACCGCCCCCGGCGAAGGCGAGAGTGCAAAGGTTGCCCCAGTGATCGCGGCCACCTTTTGAATTGATCTTGGGTGTGCGGCCGAATTCGCCGGTGATCACCAGCAGCACTTTCTCATAAAGCCCGCGCCGGATGAGATCCTCGATGAACGCGCTGGCCGCGCGATCGACCGCCGGAGCCTGCACCGGCATCCCGTCGGTGATGGTGTATTCCTTGCCGCCGCCGTGCATATCCCAGCCGGTGCAGGTGACGGTGACGAAACCGCAGCCGGCCTCGACGAGCCGACGCGCCATGAGCATTTGTTTGCCGAGCGCGACGGGTGAAAACTGTTTGGCGTAACTGTTGCGTTTCATCGTGCCGGCGTCGGGTTTGATGCTGGCCGTGTCATAACGGGCAATCGTGCGTGGGTCTTCTTTCGTTAAATCAAACGCCGCACTCATGCCGCGCAGCACGATGTTGATCGCCTGCTGTTCAAAGGTGGTGGCGCTCTCGATTTGGGCATCCACACGCCGACGCAGGGTATCAAAATTTTGCAGCAGCTCGCGGCGGTTATCGAAGCGGCCACCGGGCAAATTCAGTTTCATATCCTCCAGTAGCGTGCTGCCCTTGCTGGGATCAAACGCTTTGTACGCTGGCGGCAGTGAACCGGTGGCCGTCACGCGCTGGGGCACAGCACTCAGTGCTTTGTAATCCGGGCTGATGGCCGCGGGGATAAGAATACTGTTGTTGGGCAGGCCGGTTTTGGGATTGGTGATCCCCGCCACCCGCGCATAGAGGCTGGCCATGCATGCGCCGGTGGGATTACCGCCCGCAGCCACGTGCAACGCGGCCGGACCGTGACTGCCAATGCCGTGCCGATAGCTGCGCACCACGGCCATCTTGTGGGCCAGCTTCGCGAGCATCGGAAAATGGCTGCCAAAAGTGACGCCCGGCAGGCTGGTTTTCACCTCGCCAAACATCGCGCGATACTCGCGCGGCGCAGACATCTTGGGATCAAACGTTTCCACTTGCGACGGGCCGCCTTGCAGGTTCAGCATCACCACCGCCTTGTCGCGCACAGTGCCGCCGATTTCTCCCGCCACCCCGAGCATGTTTGGCAGCGTCAACCCACCCAGGCCCAGCGCACCAATGCGCAGAAACTCCCGCCGCGTAGCGCCTTCGCAGGTGTGTGTGAGTTCATTGGAGGTGATGCGAATCATAATTTGTCTTTTTACCGATTATTTGGACGGTGCCGAACCACCGTAAACTCATTTTTTCCAGCGTGCAAAAATCGATTTCCAATCGGGCTCATTCAGTTGCACTAAAAGTTTAACAGCAGCTTGCCGGTATCCTGACAAATCGGCATCGGCAAAGTGCCCACGTCTCAACCGAGATTCGCCCTCCGCGAAAAGCCCGCACCCGATCCATTACACTGCCCATCATCGTTAGCACTCCGATGCTGCGTTGAGATTTCCTTGGCCTCAAGAGAACCTTGCGGTTATCAATCGCTGCGTGTTTGATTATTTGCGCGATCATTCTTTTCAATATTTCGGCTTCGACTGGGCGGCCATGGTTTTTTCATTCCTCTCCATTTATTTGTTGGGAAACCGCAACCGCACCGGCTTTATCATGGGGATCATAGCCAATTTGTTTTGGTTCAGTTACGGACTGCTCACGGAGAGCGTCGCCAATATGTTGTGTTCCGCAATCATTACCGTCCTTCAGGCCCGCGGCTGGTACAACTGGAGCAAAAGCGAAGCCGAAGCTGAATCGAACTCAAAATCCGCTGATGCGTGATAGCTCGACATTCGATGCAATTTTGCCTAGCTTCGAACCCGTTCCGGATGAACCGGATCACCCAAACGCACTATGAACTCCCGCTCATTCCTCGCCGCGCTGGCGGCCGCCTTCGTTGTTTTTGTCTGGCAATCCATTTCGCATATGGCCCTGCCGTGGTTTCACGATTCGCTCAACAAATTTGAAAACGAATCCGCGATGGTGGAGGCGATCAAGGCCAATGCCAAAGCCGATGGCGTGTACCATTTGCCTCAAGCCGACATGAATGATAAAGCGGCAATGGAAATTGCAACAAAGCAAAGCGAAACCGGCGTCTCGATGTTTCTCGCCGTGCGGCTTAATGGCCGCAGCTCCTTTGGCGTGTCGCTGGTGTACCAGTTTGTTTTCAATCTCCTCGGCGCGGTATTCGTCACATTTTTGCTCACCAAACTTTCACACTCGGGCACAGGCTGTCGCGTGGGCGTCACGGTGTTCTTCGCGCTGTTCGCCGTCGTCACCGCCATCCTCCCCAACTGGTCGTGGTGGGCCTTTTCCAATTCCTTCACCGGCTTTATGGTGTTTGATCATCTCGTGGGCTGGACGCTTGCCGGCTTCGTGCTCGCCAAGCTCGTACCCAAAAATGATGAGGCCGAACCGGCTCAGGAAGAATCCGAGTAAATTTGTGAATTCCGTGTCTTGCCTCCAAACCCATTGAATGGTTGCATTGGCGCACACGTGAAACGCATTACTCTTTTTCTCTTGGGGCTGCTTCTGCTGCCATCACTCTCCGCCGCACCCGCCGGCAAACGACCGAACATTTTATTCGTCTTCACCGACGACCACGCGGCGCACGCCATCAGCGCTTATGGCTCCAAGATAAATACCACGCCCAATATGGATCGGCTGGCGAAGGAGGGGATGCTTTTTGAAAAATGTTATGTGAGCAATTCCATTTGCGGGCCAAGCCGTGCGGTGATTCTCACCGGCAAGTATAATCACCTCAACGGTTACTTCCGCAACGGCCTCACCTTCGATGGCTCGCAGCTAACTTTTCCCAAATTGCTCGGCAAGGCTGGCTACGCCACGGCGATGATCGGCAAATGGCATTTGAAAAGCACGCCCACAGGGTTTGATTACTTCGACGTGCTCGTCGGCCAAGGGCCTTATTATAATCCGCCCATGAAAACGACTGATGCGGAAGGCAATGTCGTCACCGTGCGGCACACCGGTTACACGACCGACATCATCACCGACAAAGCGCTGGCGTGGCTCAAGAATGATCGCGATCAATCCAAACCATTCATGCTGATGTACCAACACAAAGCTCCGCATCGCAACTGGCAGCCGGGGCCCAAGTATTTGAATATGTTCGATGGCGAAACCATCCCCGAACCGGAAACTTTGTGGGACAATTACGAAGGCCGCACCTCCGCCGCACACAAACAAGCGATGACCATCGCGCGCCATCTCAGCCCCAACGATCTCAAACTCAACGCCGCCCCCGGCAACCTCACGCCCGCCCAAAAGAAAATCTGGGACGCCGCTTACGGCCCCAAAAACGAAGCCTTCCGCAAAGCCAACCTCCAAGGCAAAGCGTTGGTGAAATGGAAATATCAGCGCTACATCAAAGATTACCTCCGCTGCGTGCAAAGCGTGGACGACAACCTCGGCCGCGTGCTCGATTATCTCGACGCCAGCGGCCTCGCCAAAAACACCATCGTCATTTACAGCAGCGACCAAGGCTGGTACCTCGGCGATCACGGCTGGTACGATAAACGCTGGATGTACGAGGAAAGCCTCGTGATGCCGCTGCTCGTCCGCTGGCCCGGCGTCGTCAACCCCGGCAGCCGCAACACCGACATTGTTTCCAACCTGGACTTTGCCGAAACATTTTTAGACATCGCCGGCGTAAAAATCCCCGCAGAAATGCAGGGCCACAGCCTCGTGCCGCTCCTCGAAGGCCGCACGCCCAACAATTGGCGCACGCATTTTTATTATCACTACTACGAATTCCCCGGCGCCCACAGCGTCGCCCGTCACTACGGCGTCACCAACGGCCGCCACAAACTCATTTACTTTTATCAAAACGACGAGTGGGAACTTTTTGACCTCGGCAAAGATCCCAACGAGCTCACCAGCGTCTACGGAAACAGCGACTACAAAAAAGTGCAGTCCGACCTCCTCGCCCAACTTAAACGCCTCCGCGCCCAATACAAAGTCCCCGAGCAAGACCCCGTCCGGTCACCCCGCAAACCCAGCCCAAAGAAAAAGTAGAGGCGCAAAACGTCGACACGGATTTATCATCCGTGTGAATCCGTGAAATCCGTACCTCACTCCCCGCGCAAGTAAGCCAGCAAATCGGCCAACGCGGCAGGCGGCAACGCGGCTTCGAGGCCGGGGGGCATTAGGGAGAGGCCGGTGCTTTGGAGGGTTTTAATGTTGGCGCGAAGGATGGTTTGCTCGGCGCCGATGGCGGTGCGCAGGGTGAGGCTGGTGGGGGTCTCGGCGGTGATGACGCCGGTGTGCGCGGTGGCGTTGCGGGTGATGATGACGTAACCGACGTACTTGTCTTCCACGGCGCGGTTGGGATCGAGGATGCCGGTGAGCCAATCGGCGATGGGTTTGCCGGCGAGCGTGGCGAGGTCGGGGCCGACGGGGTTGCCTTGGTTTTTGAATCGATGGCAAACGGCGCAGTTGGCTTTGAACAGGAACGCGCCGTCCTCGGCGTTACCATTGAGTTTTCCAACACCGGCATACCGGGCGATAACTTTGGCGCGGTTGGGATCGACTTTACCAAAGAGTTCAGTGGCGCGCGCGCGGAGGGTGGCGTCAGCGTGTTGGGTCAATTTCTGCCGGTGCGCGGGGCTGATTTGGTTCGCGGCCAAAGTACCTTTCTCGAGCGCGGCAAGGAGGGTTTGCGTCCACGCGGGCCGGGTTAGAAAAGTTTCAATCGCTTCAGCGCGAATAGCCGGGCTGAAGGTTTTCCAACTATCGAGCAGCGCGGAAACCAAATGCGGCTGGTGAACTTTTCGCAAAGTGGCGAAAGCAATTTTTTGAAGCGCGGGCGGATGCTCGGCGGCGAGCAATTTGACGAGCGTTTTTTTGTCGGCATCAATCGGTGTGAGGCCACGGGCAAGGAGGGGGATGGCGGCTTGGCGCTCGGCGAGTGTGGCATTCGGATTGGCGGCGGTGGCGCGGGCGTGATTGAACAGGGCTGTGGTTTTGTCGAGGGCGGCTTTGAGTTTTGGCGGAGCGGTCTTTTGGAAATCGATGAGGGTTTGGCCGCGGGCGTTGAGGGCGTCGAGGAGGCCGGCCATGATGGTGAGTTCGCCGGGCGTGATGCGGACGTCGGACGTGAGGTCAGCCAACACGGTGGTGAGGGCATCGAGTTGTTTGCCGGTGGTGGCGAGTTGGAGGAGGTGATTGGAGAGGTCGACGGGTGGGCGGCCTTTTTGGGTGAAGATTTGCTTGAGCATCGCGGCGGCGTGCGGGGCGGCAGAGCTTTTTACAGCCAACTGAATGTCAGCATTTTTCGGATGCTGCACGGCGAGGTACACGAGGCCTTCGGTGACGAGCTTGCCCTTGCCTTGGCCGAGCGTGAAGGCGAGTTGACGAAGGACGCGCGGGGATTTGTCGGCGAGGCATTGGCGGGCGAGGGCTTCGTGGCCGCCTTCGCAGAGGCGCACGGCGTGTTCGCGGACGGCGGCGTGGTCATCGCGCAGGGCGCGGGCGAGGATTTCTTTTTTGAGCGCGCCCAAGCCCGCGAGGGTGTGCAGGGCGTGGATGCGCGCTTGGGGCGAAGTGATTCCGCGCAACATATTGGCGGCAATGGAGCCCAGGCGCTGATGGGTTTTCGGGTCGTTGCGCGCGATGAGCAATCGCTGGGCGGTGTCACGTTGCCAGCCGTTGGGATGGTCGAGTGCCCAAACGAGTTGCAGCGTGGGCAGTTTATCGAGGCGCGGTACTTTGCGAAGCTTCGCGTCCTTGGGGACCACGCGCCAAATGCGGCCTTTGTCGTGGCCGGCGCGGAGGTCCACGCGGCTTTGCATCGCGGAGGGAATCCACTCGGGATGCTCGATGACGAGGCGGTACATATCGGCGATGTACAACGCGCCGTCCGGGCCGGTCTTGAGTTGCGTGGGGCGAAACCAGTTGTCGGTGCTGGCGAGGAATTCGCTTTTCTCCTCGCCCGCCGCGCGGTGGCTCTTGAAACTCACGCCGTCGGGCACGAGCACTTCGCGATGAACGAGATTGTGCACCGGTTCGCTGATGAACACGCTGCGCGCAAAATCCTTGCCGAACAAGCCGCCGCGATAAGGCGTGGCACTGTTGGCGCTGGTCACGTGGCCGTAGCTTTGCGGTTGATTCGGGCGCACCATCTTCGCGCTGATGGGGAAACAGCGGTTGCTGGAAAACGTATTGCGGCGCGTGGCCCCCACGGCGAGCTGCGGATTGCGCGCGAGGTAGCGCAACGGCACGTGATAATGCCACAACCAGTTGGGGTTGTTGTTGCCGAACCAGTTGCCCCAGTCATCGCGCCAGCGGCCGAACTGCGTTTGGCCCGCGACGGCCTCGAATTCGCCGGTCAATTTAAAACGAAAATCGCGCCCATTTATATTAGTGCGCGATCCCGTGGCTTTGCTGGTGATCGTGCCGCCGCTGTCGCCGTTGGCGGCATAAATCCAGTTGTCCAAGCCCAGTGCGAAGCCATTCATCCGATGCTGTTGATTGCCCTCGCGGAAGCCGCTGAAGAGCACGCGGCGCACATCGGCGCGGCCATCCCCGGTGGTGTCCTCGGCGTAGAGGATGTCCGGCGCGGCGCTGATGAGCACGCCCTTGCCCCACGGCATCACGCCATTAGGAAAATTCAGGCCCTCGAGAAACACCGTCGATTTTTCATAACGCCCGTCGCCATCGGCATCCTCCAGCCAACGCACCACGCCGCCGGGTTTGCCCTTGATGCCGAGCGGATAATCACCCATCTCGGCCACCCAAAGTTTGCCGTCCGCGCCCCAGTCGAACGCCACCGGATCGCGCACTTGCGGCTCACTTGCGACGAGCTGCACCGCAAAGCCCTCGCGCACTTGGAAGCATTGGCGACTTTCCTCCGGCTCCTTCGGCTTCGGCCCGCCGAAATCCAGCAACTGCTTAAACGACCGCCGATCCACCACATCCGGCAAATGCGCCGTGTCCTCGTTCTGCACCCACAAGTGCCCGCTATGAAACCACGCGCCATTATTCGGCTGCTTGCCCCCGCGCGAAATCATCGGGATGGCATTCTTGTCCCCGCGCTTCCCCTCGCGCGCCATCGTCCATCCCGGCTTCCATCCCAACCCCGGATTCACCCGCGTCTCCCAAAGATAAACGCCCCAGCGTTTTTCATTGGAAAAAACTATGTCGTCGAAGCCATCATTGTTGAGGTCGATGAAGCGGAGGCTGGGTTCGCGGCCGACTTCGTTAAAGATGGTAACATTTTCAGGAATGTTGAACGGAAACTTTTCCCATCCTTTTCTTTTGGGATTCCATTTGTGAATCATTGTTTTCGACATTTTGCCCGTTAACTTTGAGTTTCGTTTATCAATTTCATATTCAGCCGAAATCAATTCACAAACTCCGTCGTTGTCAACATCCCGAAACATGAAAACATCATCAAAATCAAAAGGCAGACTACCGGCAGCCCACACCCATTCTCCTTTGATGAACTCCCATTTGAAAACCGTTGGGACAACTGGACCTATTGAACTTGTGAAAATCACTGCACCTCCGCCCTTGCTTAACACGCCCATTTTTGCTGATTCGTTTGAATGCAAACCCCTTAGCGCCTGCAATATTTTTTGAGGAAATTTACCATCTGGAACCAACGCTTTACCGGCAATGGTTTTGTGCCCGAGAACAAACGACAATTCGAATGGGGTTTTAGTTTCTCGCCATTTGCTTTCCTTCGGCTTCCATTGGCGAGTGATTTTGGTTTTCTTGTTGGCAATCACCACGTCCATAAAACCGTCATTGTTTAAGTCCACGATTCGCACACCATTGTCCCAGCCGCGTTTATCGCGCAACGGATTCCCCTTCAACAAATTCTTCTCCAAACGCTCCGCGCATTCTTTGAAATTCAAAAACTTCACCTTCTTGCCGTACTTCGTTTGCGCGTAGTCGATGAGGGCGACGAGTTGGTCGGAGCTGCTCCAGCCGTGGGGGTGGAAGACGAGGTTCATCACGCCTTGTTTGCGCACGGTGACGTCGAGGGCGCGTTTCCAGTCTTCGAGCATCCGCGGGCTTTGATTGCCAAGCAGATTTTGCGCCTCCCAATCGCTCGGCACCGTGCAGGGAAATTCCCAGCATAGGCGGTTCACCACATAAGGATACGGATAATCCTCAATCGTGCCGACGTACGAACCCATCGTGCGCATCCCCTTGCGATGTTTGGGCGTGGCCTTGCGGGGGAGATATTTGGCAAAGCGCTCGGTGCCGTCCTTGTCCAGCACCCACTCGCGCGGGAGGGATTTATCCTTGGAGGTGGTGATGTTGAACACCGAGGAATCGATTTTCAAAAACCGCCCGCCCTCGCTGGTCTGGTTAAAAATCTCCGCAAAGAAGCGCGGGCTCAAACTGTTCATCGAATCGCAACACGGCATCCGATAAGCGACCGGTTTGTTCCCCTTAATTTGACTGAGCAAATCCACCCCGCCGTGGACGACATTTGCCGCAAGCTTGAAATTGCCCTTCTGCAAAAGAGGACACGGATGCGTGAGCGTGTGCACCTCGATGCTCACCCCTTCCTTCAACCACGCCTGCACCTGCGGGTCATCCGGCGCAATGCGGCACGTCATAATACTCACCGGCGCGCGGCCATCGATTTTTTTCAAGCGCTCCAAAATCGGCCGCAAAAATTTCTCATACCCCGCCGCAGCCCGCATGTCATCGATGCCCAAAGTGACCACCGCCTCCACCCCGTCTTCCCCCACCCACTGCGGCGTGATGAGCTTGGGAAAATCCCGATGCGGATAAAACGGACTCGGATCATCAAGGTAAGTCAGACGATTCGCGGGGCTCTTGGGAATGTGAGTTTGAGCAACGGCCGGAAGGGCTAACGTAAAGAGAAACAGCAGCAACAACCGAATGGAATTCATCCATCAAAAGTAAAAGGGAAAAATTAGAAAGTCAAAGCCACAGAAAGGTGGGGCGTGCTGTCCCAGTGCGCCACGGCGGGGTGGGGACGCCCCGCCCTACTTCTTCAGCGAGGAGGCGGCCGTGACT
This Limisphaerales bacterium DNA region includes the following protein-coding sequences:
- a CDS encoding DUF1501 domain-containing protein, with product MIRITSNELTHTCEGATRREFLRIGALGLGGLTLPNMLGVAGEIGGTVRDKAVVMLNLQGGPSQVETFDPKMSAPREYRAMFGEVKTSLPGVTFGSHFPMLAKLAHKMAVVRSYRHGIGSHGPAALHVAAGGNPTGACMASLYARVAGITNPKTGLPNNSILIPAAISPDYKALSAVPQRVTATGSLPPAYKAFDPSKGSTLLEDMKLNLPGGRFDNRRELLQNFDTLRRRVDAQIESATTFEQQAINIVLRGMSAAFDLTKEDPRTIARYDTASIKPDAGTMKRNSYAKQFSPVALGKQMLMARRLVEAGCGFVTVTCTGWDMHGGGKEYTITDGMPVQAPAVDRAASAFIEDLIRRGLYEKVLLVITGEFGRTPKINSKGGRDHWGNLCTLAFAGGGLKMGQIIGASNKTVSEPASDPVSSNQLLGTVMHSLLDIPNLRLRTDLPDDVQRAITNSQPIRQLI
- a CDS encoding nicotinamide mononucleotide transporter; its protein translation is MFDYLRDHSFQYFGFDWAAMVFSFLSIYLLGNRNRTGFIMGIIANLFWFSYGLLTESVANMLCSAIITVLQARGWYNWSKSEAEAESNSKSADA
- a CDS encoding sulfatase, whose amino-acid sequence is MGLLLLPSLSAAPAGKRPNILFVFTDDHAAHAISAYGSKINTTPNMDRLAKEGMLFEKCYVSNSICGPSRAVILTGKYNHLNGYFRNGLTFDGSQLTFPKLLGKAGYATAMIGKWHLKSTPTGFDYFDVLVGQGPYYNPPMKTTDAEGNVVTVRHTGYTTDIITDKALAWLKNDRDQSKPFMLMYQHKAPHRNWQPGPKYLNMFDGETIPEPETLWDNYEGRTSAAHKQAMTIARHLSPNDLKLNAAPGNLTPAQKKIWDAAYGPKNEAFRKANLQGKALVKWKYQRYIKDYLRCVQSVDDNLGRVLDYLDASGLAKNTIVIYSSDQGWYLGDHGWYDKRWMYEESLVMPLLVRWPGVVNPGSRNTDIVSNLDFAETFLDIAGVKIPAEMQGHSLVPLLEGRTPNNWRTHFYYHYYEFPGAHSVARHYGVTNGRHKLIYFYQNDEWELFDLGKDPNELTSVYGNSDYKKVQSDLLAQLKRLRAQYKVPEQDPVRSPRKPSPKKK
- a CDS encoding c-type cytochrome; the encoded protein is MNSIRLLLLFLFTLALPAVAQTHIPKSPANRLTYLDDPSPFYPHRDFPKLITPQWVGEDGVEAVVTLGIDDMRAAAGYEKFLRPILERLKKIDGRAPVSIMTCRIAPDDPQVQAWLKEGVSIEVHTLTHPCPLLQKGNFKLAANVVHGGVDLLSQIKGNKPVAYRMPCCDSMNSLSPRFFAEIFNQTSEGGRFLKIDSSVFNITTSKDKSLPREWVLDKDGTERFAKYLPRKATPKHRKGMRTMGSYVGTIEDYPYPYVVNRLCWEFPCTVPSDWEAQNLLGNQSPRMLEDWKRALDVTVRKQGVMNLVFHPHGWSSSDQLVALIDYAQTKYGKKVKFLNFKECAERLEKNLLKGNPLRDKRGWDNGVRIVDLNNDGFMDVVIANKKTKITRQWKPKESKWRETKTPFELSFVLGHKTIAGKALVPDGKFPQKILQALRGLHSNESAKMGVLSKGGGAVIFTSSIGPVVPTVFKWEFIKGEWVWAAGSLPFDFDDVFMFRDVDNDGVCELISAEYEIDKRNSKLTGKMSKTMIHKWNPKRKGWEKFPFNIPENVTIFNEVGREPSLRFIDLNNDGFDDIVFSNEKRWGVYLWETRVNPGLGWKPGWTMAREGKRGDKNAIPMISRGGKQPNNGAWFHSGHLWVQNEDTAHLPDVVDRRSFKQLLDFGGPKPKEPEESRQCFQVREGFAVQLVASEPQVRDPVAFDWGADGKLWVAEMGDYPLGIKGKPGGVVRWLEDADGDGRYEKSTVFLEGLNFPNGVMPWGKGVLISAAPDILYAEDTTGDGRADVRRVLFSGFREGNQQHRMNGFALGLDNWIYAANGDSGGTITSKATGSRTNINGRDFRFKLTGEFEAVAGQTQFGRWRDDWGNWFGNNNPNWLWHYHVPLRYLARNPQLAVGATRRNTFSSNRCFPISAKMVRPNQPQSYGHVTSANSATPYRGGLFGKDFARSVFISEPVHNLVHREVLVPDGVSFKSHRAAGEEKSEFLASTDNWFRPTQLKTGPDGALYIADMYRLVIEHPEWIPSAMQSRVDLRAGHDKGRIWRVVPKDAKLRKVPRLDKLPTLQLVWALDHPNGWQRDTAQRLLIARNDPKTHQRLGSIAANMLRGITSPQARIHALHTLAGLGALKKEILARALRDDHAAVREHAVRLCEGGHEALARQCLADKSPRVLRQLAFTLGQGKGKLVTEGLVYLAVQHPKNADIQLAVKSSAAPHAAAMLKQIFTQKGRPPVDLSNHLLQLATTGKQLDALTTVLADLTSDVRITPGELTIMAGLLDALNARGQTLIDFQKTAPPKLKAALDKTTALFNHARATAANPNATLAERQAAIPLLARGLTPIDADKKTLVKLLAAEHPPALQKIAFATLRKVHQPHLVSALLDSWKTFSPAIRAEAIETFLTRPAWTQTLLAALEKGTLAANQISPAHRQKLTQHADATLRARATELFGKVDPNRAKVIARYAGVGKLNGNAEDGAFLFKANCAVCHRFKNQGNPVGPDLATLAGKPIADWLTGILDPNRAVEDKYVGYVIITRNATAHTGVITAETPTSLTLRTAIGAEQTILRANIKTLQSTGLSLMPPGLEAALPPAALADLLAYLRGE